A stretch of the Medicago truncatula cultivar Jemalong A17 chromosome 5, MtrunA17r5.0-ANR, whole genome shotgun sequence genome encodes the following:
- the LOC11430136 gene encoding deSI-like protein At4g17486 isoform X2 — protein MRWFQLSTSSERDHRNTQNTSRAMVYLNVYDLTPINNYLYLFGFGIFHSVHGMEYGFGAHEYPTSGVFEVEPKNCPGFVFRRSVLLGSTDMSLTEFRSFMERISAKYHGDTYHLIAKNCNHFTNEVCQQLTGNPIPGWVNRLARVGSFCNCLLPESIQVAAVRHVPERLSFADDDDGSDSDGLSLSIESEEEEPNHRLLNTSNGDVAFLKEKPVRLAREHL, from the exons ATGCGGTGGTTTCAATTGAGTACAAGCTCCGAAAGGGACCACCGGAACACTCAGAATACTTCTCGTGCTATGGTGTATCTCAATGTATATGATCTTACTCCAATCAATAATTATCTTTATCTCTTTGGCTTTGGAATCTTTCATTCCG TACATGGTATGGAATATGGCTTTGGAGCACATGAATACCCAACTAGTGGTGTGTTTGAGGTGGAACCTAAAAATTGCCCTGGCTTTGTCTTCAGACGATCGGTATTGTTAGGCAGCACTGATATGTCTCTCACAGAATTTCGTTCTTTTATGGAGCGTATCTCTGCAAAATATCATGGAGACACTTACCATCTAATTGCCAAAAATTGCAACCATTTTACCAATGAAGTTTGCCAACAACTAACAGGAAATCCTATTCCTGGATGGGTAAACCGACTTGCTCGTGTAG gTTCTTTTTGCAATTGTCTACTGCCAGAAAGCATCCAGGTTGCTGCAGTTAGACATGTTCCCGAACGTCTTTCCTTTGCGG atgatgatgatggatcAGATTCTGATGGCCTTTCTCTGTCTATTGAGAGCGAAGAAGAGGAGCCCAATCACCGTCTGCTAAATACATCAAATGGTGATGTTGCCTTTTTAAAGGAAAAACCAGTTCGGCTGGCGCGAGAGCACCTATAA
- the LOC11430136 gene encoding deSI-like protein At4g17486 isoform X1 — translation MRWFQLSTSSERDHRNTQNTSRAMVYLNVYDLTPINNYLYLFGFGIFHSGIEVHGMEYGFGAHEYPTSGVFEVEPKNCPGFVFRRSVLLGSTDMSLTEFRSFMERISAKYHGDTYHLIAKNCNHFTNEVCQQLTGNPIPGWVNRLARVGSFCNCLLPESIQVAAVRHVPERLSFADDDDGSDSDGLSLSIESEEEEPNHRLLNTSNGDVAFLKEKPVRLAREHL, via the exons ATGCGGTGGTTTCAATTGAGTACAAGCTCCGAAAGGGACCACCGGAACACTCAGAATACTTCTCGTGCTATGGTGTATCTCAATGTATATGATCTTACTCCAATCAATAATTATCTTTATCTCTTTGGCTTTGGAATCTTTCATTCCGGTATTGAAg TACATGGTATGGAATATGGCTTTGGAGCACATGAATACCCAACTAGTGGTGTGTTTGAGGTGGAACCTAAAAATTGCCCTGGCTTTGTCTTCAGACGATCGGTATTGTTAGGCAGCACTGATATGTCTCTCACAGAATTTCGTTCTTTTATGGAGCGTATCTCTGCAAAATATCATGGAGACACTTACCATCTAATTGCCAAAAATTGCAACCATTTTACCAATGAAGTTTGCCAACAACTAACAGGAAATCCTATTCCTGGATGGGTAAACCGACTTGCTCGTGTAG gTTCTTTTTGCAATTGTCTACTGCCAGAAAGCATCCAGGTTGCTGCAGTTAGACATGTTCCCGAACGTCTTTCCTTTGCGG atgatgatgatggatcAGATTCTGATGGCCTTTCTCTGTCTATTGAGAGCGAAGAAGAGGAGCCCAATCACCGTCTGCTAAATACATCAAATGGTGATGTTGCCTTTTTAAAGGAAAAACCAGTTCGGCTGGCGCGAGAGCACCTATAA